From Bubalus bubalis isolate 160015118507 breed Murrah chromosome 17, NDDB_SH_1, whole genome shotgun sequence:
TGCACCTCTGAAGGGGGCCCAGACCACACCATTCTCAATCTCATAGGGACTGTTGTCCCTGGGGTCATAGGAGCCACCAGGATAGTAGATGCCATTGAGATTGGCTGCCTGGCAGTTGTTgtaccaccagcctcctccgtagACTTCAGCGCAGTTGTCTTCCCACTTGTCTGCATCCCTGTCAAAGGTGCTGAACCGCATGCCAGTGTGAGAAGTGTACTCTGTCCCTTCCTCCACAGAACCCTCAATCAGAGCATCACCTGCTGTGCCCTTGTAAGAGGAGACCTCAAGGGCATAGTCCTCTGCCTCAGAGCCTACCCTCAAGTGATATTCTGCATAAGCCCCTTTCCCAGCCCAGTCTTCTAATTCAACCCTAAGGATGGAGCCCCTCAGGGTTAGTAAGTGGAGGTATTCATTGCCTAGCCAGAATTCTCCTTCTCCCTTGTCATTTAGGCTGCCGAAACCTCTCTTGTAGTCTTGCCAGGTTCGGTTAAAATTCAGTGATCCATCCATTCTTTGCTGGATCAAAAGCCATCCTCCCAAACCGGTCTCTTGATCgcaataaacagaaaaaattttaCTGGATCCTGGTAGCTTGATACTGAAAATGCCACTTTGGGCACCTGAAGGATGTGTTTGGAGGACATCATaacagtctaaaaaaaaaaaaattaagctggtTGGAAGAAATTTCTCTCATTTAACTTTACAAAGTTAAATGGCCTAGATTAAATGAAAGTAACTGgcttcctttccctcccttccttccattcttccttctctttaaagAGAAAGGATGTGATTACACAGGGATGGAACTTATGCAAGTCAATAGCATTTATATGTACAAATTGCAAGGAGGCTTTTTCTCAATGAATTTGTACTTTCACTTCCACATACTGATTAATGACAAGTAATCAGCAAAGATATCTTTAGAATTTAGTACTAATATCACTTATTTTTAACCTGACCTCAATGTCACCTGAGCCATACACTAAAAATATGACTAATATGTTAGTGACAATTTCCAACAGCACACATTCTGAGTGGTAAAAGAAtttgaataaacaaatttaaaattgagTGCCAGAaggattaattcattcattcatataacatgtatttattgaatgctgaCTCCACACTGCTAGGCATTTGGGAATACAGAAATGAACATGATAGACAAAGTCCCTGCCCCCATGGAACTTACAGTCTAGCACGCgtgcacacgcgcgcacacacacacacacaaataaacaaaaccatgTAATTTCAATTAAGCAGGATAGAGGActaagaaagaagtaaaaggtGCTATGGGAGACACGTTGCAGGAGTAATGAACTTAGTCTAAGGGGTCAGGGAAGGCTCCCCCAAAGGAGAAGTGTGGATACCTCTGGCAGGACGAGCTTTAGCATGGCCTTTCTGGGTGGTGTGTGCTCCTTTAAAGCCAAGATCCTCTAGGCTTTCGGCCTCATCTGCCATTTTAAAGAGCTTGCTTTCAATCGCAGAGCCACCTCTGTTGACCGTTGTGCTACTGCTTACAAACTGTTTGCTGTGACTTGAAGTTTTACTACTGGAAGAGCCCAATTCCCCTAAGCCTGCAGCATCGGATTCTAAGCCTGTCTTGCCATCAAACTCGTGGAACTTACGGGTGAAGAAATCATCCCTGGTTCTACCAAAGAAATCATCTAGGTTATCCCTCGTAGACAAAGTGTGGTGCCAGTCAAAGTCTGCTTCACCGCAGTCAGAACCATCTTCAGACTTTACCACTTCTTTGGTCGTTTCTGTGTGACCGTCGGCATTTGTAACAGTCTTTGTAATGATTTTAGAGCATGAACGACGAGTGGTAGTTGTGTGCCCAGAGGCGACCTTCTCATTATCAATCAGAAGCTCTTTATCTCCTTTAGTACTGACAAGTTTACCTGTGTGGAACTCTTGCTTTGTCCCTGAACTTACACTTCCTTCCTCTCTAAAGGTGCCCCAGTCTGGACTGGAAGGCCTAATGCTCCCATGACCTGAGCTATCTGGCCTAAAACTTGAAGATCCAGAGCCTCCAGTATTCCAAGTGCCAGCACTTCCAGGCTCGGGGCGGCCGGGGTTCCAGGTGCCAGCACTTCCGGGCTCGGGGCGGCCGGGGTTCCAGGTGCCAGCACTTCCGGGCTCGGGGCGGCCGGGGTTCCAGGTGCCAGCACTTCCGGGCTCGGGGCGGCCGGGGTTCCAGGTGCCAGCACTTCCGGGCTCCGGGCGGCCAGGGTTCCAAGTACCACTACTTCCAGGTCCATAGCTTCCAGGGTTCACATTTCCAATACTACTGGTTCCAGGctttctgggacttcctggtgcTAATCCTGTTCCCTGAGATACAGAGTCTCCTCTGGCATGTCCATCGCTACCGAAAGTTTCCAACACCATTTTCATCTGCTGCATTTCCAGCAGTGCCTTCCATTCTGGAGGGGCCTCTTGGAGCTGGCTCTTGAACTCTCTGGGAACAGGGCCTGTAATTGTACTCATTTTTATCAGTGGTAAGTATTGAATGTCTCTAGAGGGAAGTAAGTTTATGGCAATAACCTGTTCAAGTTGCTTCTGCTGATTTTTATAGTCCTCCAGATCTACCTTATGTTCTAAAGCTCTACTGCATGACCCTTTGCAAGATCGGATCTTAATATCAATGTCCACCTAGAGAGAGGggggaaagataaagaaaaaaggtaGTTGTAAATGAACTGTCTGTTGAGTTCTTAGTAATTAACT
This genomic window contains:
- the FGA gene encoding fibrinogen alpha chain → MGWGLEEEAVFLFSAGAPLESALSTAEMFSVRDLCLVLSLVGAVKTEDGSDAVDGEFLAEGGGVRGPRLVERQQSVCKETGWPFCSDEDWNTKCPSGCRMKGLIDEVDQDFTSRINKLRDSLFNYQKNYKDSNTLTKNIVELLRGDFAKANNNDNTFSQVSEDLRSRIEILRRKVIEQVQHINLLQKNVRDQLVDMKRLEVDIDIKIRSCKGSCSRALEHKVDLEDYKNQQKQLEQVIAINLLPSRDIQYLPLIKMSTITGPVPREFKSQLQEAPPEWKALLEMQQMKMVLETFGSDGHARGDSVSQGTGLAPGSPRKPGTSSIGNVNPGSYGPGSSGTWNPGRPEPGSAGTWNPGRPEPGSAGTWNPGRPEPGSAGTWNPGRPEPGSAGTWNPGRPEPGSAGTWNTGGSGSSSFRPDSSGHGSIRPSSPDWGTFREEGSVSSGTKQEFHTGKLVSTKGDKELLIDNEKVASGHTTTTRRSCSKIITKTVTNADGHTETTKEVVKSEDGSDCGEADFDWHHTLSTRDNLDDFFGRTRDDFFTRKFHEFDGKTGLESDAAGLGELGSSSSKTSSHSKQFVSSSTTVNRGGSAIESKLFKMADEAESLEDLGFKGAHTTQKGHAKARPARDCYDVLQTHPSGAQSGIFSIKLPGSSKIFSVYCDQETGLGGWLLIQQRMDGSLNFNRTWQDYKRGFGSLNDKGEGEFWLGNEYLHLLTLRGSILRVELEDWAGKGAYAEYHLRVGSEAEDYALEVSSYKGTAGDALIEGSVEEGTEYTSHTGMRFSTFDRDADKWEDNCAEVYGGGWWYNNCQAANLNGIYYPGGSYDPRDNSPYEIENGVVWAPFRGADYSLRAVRMKIRPLVTQ